A stretch of Cumulibacter manganitolerans DNA encodes these proteins:
- a CDS encoding FAS1-like dehydratase domain-containing protein, whose product MSDGVVLTDEMRALIGQTHEWTYEVTTTGVRGFARGVGYADRTYYDEAAADSAGYQALPAPPCYLGTPVYLPGEVDETFSVPAVVSPAPQQFGLQNVLDGGTETVYDRPLLAGDVLTATHQIADATPKQSKALGPMLVVSTQSDYRDADGRHVATQRSQVIFY is encoded by the coding sequence ATGAGTGACGGCGTGGTGCTCACCGACGAGATGAGGGCCCTGATCGGGCAGACCCACGAGTGGACGTACGAGGTCACGACGACCGGCGTCCGGGGGTTCGCCCGCGGCGTCGGATACGCCGATCGCACCTACTACGACGAAGCCGCGGCCGACTCGGCCGGTTACCAGGCGCTGCCCGCGCCGCCCTGCTACCTGGGCACTCCGGTCTACCTCCCCGGGGAGGTCGACGAGACGTTCTCGGTGCCGGCGGTCGTCAGCCCCGCCCCGCAGCAGTTCGGGCTGCAGAACGTCCTCGACGGCGGCACCGAGACGGTGTACGACCGTCCGCTGCTGGCCGGTGACGTGCTGACCGCGACCCACCAGATCGCCGACGCCACGCCGAAGCAGAGCAAGGCACTCGGGCCGATGCTGGTCGTGTCGACGCAGTCGGACTACCGGGACGCCGACGGCCGGCACGTCGCGACCCAGCGGTCGCAGGTCATCTTCTACTGA
- a CDS encoding MaoC/PaaZ C-terminal domain-containing protein encodes MSFEIAVGDRLPTLTKSPDREALVKYAAGGGDFNPLHFDADFPQTKLTGGNIVHGRLKYAAMGQCVSDWLAHRGWIRSISAQYRGMDLVSTTFTCEGEVTDVREEDGSQVATVRLWTADANGNQTTVGQAEVVVPT; translated from the coding sequence ATGAGCTTCGAGATCGCGGTCGGCGACCGCCTGCCCACGCTGACCAAGAGCCCCGACCGCGAGGCGCTGGTGAAGTACGCCGCCGGCGGCGGCGACTTCAACCCCCTGCACTTCGACGCGGACTTCCCGCAGACGAAGCTGACCGGCGGCAACATCGTGCACGGCCGGCTGAAGTACGCGGCGATGGGCCAGTGCGTGTCGGACTGGCTCGCGCACCGCGGCTGGATCCGCTCGATCAGCGCGCAATACCGCGGGATGGATCTCGTCTCGACCACCTTCACCTGCGAGGGCGAGGTCACCGACGTCCGCGAGGAGGACGGGTCGCAGGTCGCGACCGTGCGGCTGTGGACCGCCGACGCGAACGGCAACCAGACCACGGTCGGCCAGGCCGAGGTCGTCGTCCCCACCTGA
- a CDS encoding sigma-70 family RNA polymerase sigma factor, which produces MAVMARCSTTTPCSTTTAPCATTTCPPGAEADQRDGDARRARDGPGGPLRGRAAPAARIAAGILSDAHEAQDVVQQAWLRLEQSTTDIASLPAWLTTVTTRLCLDRLRARVPEPTDDLDARDREASEADPADEVALADSVGVALQVVLDHLTPAERVAFVLHDTFGVEFPTVAAVLGTTPPAARKLASRARAKVVRQAPAESPADWEVVDAFLAASRAGNFAQLLHLLAPDVVISADPDAVAAGTPQRLAGRDAVAAMFDGAAQSALPVLIEGRPGAAWFYRGEPRVAFDFTVARGRVAGIRFRAEPEVLTGLERRTGAAARSSSEPERLPRSSSEPER; this is translated from the coding sequence ATGGCGGTGATGGCGCGGTGCTCAACTACGACTCCCTGCTCGACGACGACTGCGCCGTGCGCGACGACGACCTGCCCGCCCGGCGCCGAGGCTGATCAGCGCGATGGCGACGCCCGACGAGCGCGCGATGGACCTGGCGGCCCGCTTCGAGGCCGAGCGGCCCCGGCCGCCCGGATCGCTGCCGGGATCCTCAGCGACGCGCACGAGGCGCAGGACGTCGTCCAGCAGGCGTGGTTGCGGCTGGAGCAGTCCACGACCGACATAGCGTCGCTGCCCGCGTGGCTCACGACCGTGACCACGCGGCTGTGCCTCGACCGGCTGCGTGCGCGCGTGCCCGAGCCGACGGATGATCTCGACGCGCGCGATCGCGAGGCGAGCGAGGCCGACCCGGCGGACGAGGTCGCGCTGGCTGACTCCGTCGGTGTCGCGCTGCAGGTCGTCCTCGATCACCTGACGCCCGCCGAACGGGTCGCGTTCGTCCTGCACGACACCTTCGGCGTCGAGTTCCCGACCGTCGCGGCAGTGCTCGGCACGACACCCCCCGCTGCCCGCAAGCTCGCGTCGCGGGCGCGAGCGAAGGTGGTTCGCCAGGCACCGGCGGAGTCACCGGCGGACTGGGAGGTCGTCGACGCCTTCCTCGCGGCCAGCCGCGCCGGCAACTTCGCGCAGCTGCTGCACCTGCTGGCGCCGGACGTCGTGATCAGCGCGGACCCGGATGCGGTCGCTGCCGGGACGCCGCAGCGGCTCGCCGGCCGCGATGCCGTCGCCGCGATGTTCGACGGCGCCGCGCAGTCCGCGCTTCCGGTGCTGATCGAGGGACGCCCGGGCGCCGCATGGTTCTACCGCGGCGAGCCGAGGGTCGCCTTCGACTTCACGGTCGCGCGCGGCCGCGTCGCCGGGATCCGGTTCCGGGCAGAGCCCGAGGTGCTGACCGGCCTGGAACGCCGCACCGGCGCGGCTGCACGGTCGTCGAGCGAGCCGGAGCGCCTTCCACGGTCGTCGAGCGAGCCGGAGCGCTAG
- a CDS encoding acyl-CoA dehydrogenase family protein, translating to MPATHDVLNQAEPLVEYDAAAIDTPLQDAVRRLADDATADSLSSIGRRLGDPHVQQWGIDANAYPPVLRTHDRYGNRINEVDFHPAWHHLMDVAVTEGLHGAPWVSDGPAPHLRRAAGFYVWSQNEAGHGCPISMTYAIVPALRANDELARQYEPGLTSSVYEPGLRDPALKQGLLAGMGMTEKQGGSDVRANTTRAVAAEDGSWRITGHKWFTSAPMCDLFLILAQVDGAGVSCFLVPRVLPGGERNVFNLQRLKDKLGNKSNASSEVEFDQTVGWLVGDAGRGVQTIIEMVSMTRLDCVIGSTACQRAALVQAVHHARHRKAFGATLSQQPLMQEVLADVALEVEAATALMTRLAAAVDRGEHEFSRLAVAAGKFWVCKRAPHVVAEALECLGGNGYVEESGMPRLFRESPLNSIWEGSGNVISLDVLRAMGREPESVSAVTKELALAAGADRRLDAHLERLQLSLQEATPRTARRVAQDLALGLQGALLVQHAPAYVADAFCATRLDGDWGHVFGTLPASVDAAAIIERAFPS from the coding sequence ATGCCCGCGACCCATGACGTCCTCAACCAGGCCGAGCCGCTCGTCGAGTACGACGCGGCGGCGATCGACACGCCGCTGCAGGACGCCGTGCGCCGGCTCGCCGACGACGCGACCGCCGATTCGCTGTCGTCGATCGGGCGGCGGCTCGGCGACCCGCACGTCCAGCAGTGGGGCATCGACGCCAACGCCTACCCGCCCGTACTGCGGACCCACGACCGGTACGGCAACCGGATCAACGAGGTCGACTTCCACCCGGCCTGGCACCACCTGATGGACGTCGCCGTCACCGAGGGCCTGCACGGCGCACCGTGGGTCAGCGACGGCCCGGCGCCGCACCTGCGGCGCGCGGCCGGCTTCTACGTGTGGAGCCAGAACGAGGCGGGGCACGGCTGCCCCATCTCGATGACCTACGCGATCGTGCCGGCGCTGCGGGCGAACGACGAGCTGGCGCGTCAGTACGAGCCGGGACTCACGTCATCGGTCTACGAGCCCGGCCTGCGCGACCCCGCCCTGAAGCAGGGCCTGCTGGCCGGCATGGGGATGACCGAGAAGCAAGGCGGCTCGGACGTGCGCGCGAACACCACCCGCGCCGTCGCCGCCGAGGACGGCAGCTGGCGGATCACCGGCCACAAGTGGTTCACGAGCGCGCCGATGTGCGACCTGTTCCTGATCCTCGCGCAGGTGGACGGCGCCGGGGTGTCGTGCTTCCTCGTGCCGCGGGTGCTGCCCGGCGGCGAGCGCAACGTCTTCAACCTGCAGCGCCTGAAGGACAAGCTCGGCAACAAGAGCAACGCCTCCAGCGAGGTGGAGTTCGACCAGACCGTCGGCTGGCTGGTCGGGGACGCCGGCCGCGGCGTGCAGACGATCATCGAGATGGTCTCGATGACCCGCCTCGACTGCGTCATCGGATCCACCGCCTGCCAGCGCGCGGCCCTCGTGCAGGCCGTGCACCACGCCCGGCATCGCAAGGCCTTCGGCGCCACGCTGTCCCAGCAGCCGCTGATGCAGGAGGTGCTGGCCGACGTCGCCCTCGAGGTCGAGGCGGCCACCGCGCTGATGACGCGCCTCGCCGCGGCGGTCGACCGCGGCGAGCACGAGTTCTCCCGGCTGGCGGTCGCCGCCGGCAAGTTCTGGGTGTGCAAACGGGCGCCGCACGTCGTGGCCGAGGCGCTGGAGTGCCTGGGCGGCAACGGCTACGTCGAGGAGTCCGGGATGCCCCGGCTGTTCCGCGAGTCGCCGCTGAACTCCATCTGGGAGGGCTCGGGCAACGTCATCTCGCTGGACGTCCTGCGGGCGATGGGCCGCGAGCCGGAGTCGGTCTCGGCGGTCACCAAGGAACTGGCGCTGGCCGCCGGCGCCGACCGTCGGCTCGATGCCCACCTGGAGCGCTTGCAGCTCTCGCTGCAGGAGGCGACGCCGCGCACCGCGCGGCGGGTGGCGCAGGACCTCGCGCTCGGCCTGCAGGGCGCGCTGCTGGTGCAGCATGCCCCGGCGTACGTCGCGGACGCGTTCTGCGCGACGCGGCTGGACGGCGACTGGGGACACGTCTTCGGCACCCTGCCGGCGTCCGTCGACGCGGCCGCGATCATCGAGCGCGCCTTCCCGTCCTGA
- a CDS encoding DedA family protein, translating to MITTYAASSFLPDWLNPEVLIPAMGPWVVLGLCAILFAECGLLLGFFLPGDTLLFFAGIFHASGAIKTPLWLLMVYMIAAAFVGNLVGYWIGHKAGPAVFSKPSAKYLKPEYLEKSHAMFERWGKPAVVLSRFVPVVRTVAPPMAGASRMNAKIYTLYSFVGGVLWIVLVTMLGIWLGDVPLIRDHLDLVIVAAVVVVVLFSAGPAIWHMIERRRARASMTPEQLAAEDAARRDAATVEAPDELDGYDPEKRQPPTAR from the coding sequence GTGATCACGACGTACGCCGCATCATCCTTTCTGCCCGACTGGCTCAATCCCGAGGTGCTCATCCCGGCGATGGGCCCCTGGGTGGTGCTCGGCCTCTGCGCGATCCTGTTCGCCGAGTGCGGGCTGCTGCTCGGCTTCTTCCTGCCCGGTGACACGTTGCTGTTCTTCGCCGGCATCTTCCACGCCAGCGGCGCGATCAAGACCCCGCTGTGGCTGCTGATGGTCTACATGATCGCCGCGGCGTTCGTCGGCAACCTCGTCGGCTACTGGATCGGGCACAAGGCCGGCCCGGCGGTGTTCAGCAAGCCGAGCGCCAAGTACCTCAAGCCGGAGTACCTGGAGAAGTCGCACGCGATGTTCGAGCGCTGGGGCAAGCCGGCCGTCGTGCTCAGCCGGTTCGTGCCGGTGGTCCGCACCGTCGCGCCGCCGATGGCCGGCGCGTCCCGGATGAACGCCAAGATCTACACGCTGTACTCGTTCGTCGGCGGCGTCCTGTGGATCGTCCTCGTCACCATGCTCGGCATCTGGCTCGGTGACGTCCCGCTGATCCGCGACCACCTCGACCTGGTCATCGTCGCCGCGGTCGTCGTCGTGGTGCTGTTCAGCGCCGGGCCGGCGATCTGGCACATGATCGAGCGCCGTCGCGCCCGCGCGTCGATGACGCCGGAGCAGCTGGCCGCCGAGGACGCTGCCCGCCGCGATGCGGCCACCGTCGAGGCGCCCGACGAGCTCGACGGGTACGACCCCGAGAAGCGACAGCCGCCCACGGCGCGATAG
- a CDS encoding SGNH/GDSL hydrolase family protein has product MSGVLRFAAIGDSFTEGIGDELADGRPRGWADLTAQQIAARRPVEYVNLAIRGRLLEPIATVQLDAALALGPDLLTFNGGGNDLLRPSYDPQRLTALTERVITRAQAAGVRLVVLSGADPSRHLPFGSRVNAAGVELTRIVRELTDRHGVEMVDNFGDAELARGPYWSADRLHLNADGHRRVAARLLAHLGYEPPADWLRPHPQVETRRGAREQAAYYRQHVAPWVWRHLRGRSSGDGVQPKHATWTPVDAG; this is encoded by the coding sequence GTGTCTGGGGTACTGCGCTTCGCCGCGATCGGCGACAGCTTCACCGAAGGAATCGGCGACGAGCTCGCCGACGGGCGTCCACGAGGGTGGGCCGACCTGACGGCGCAGCAGATAGCGGCGCGGCGCCCCGTGGAATACGTCAACCTGGCCATCCGGGGGCGGCTGCTCGAGCCGATCGCGACCGTGCAGCTCGACGCGGCCCTCGCGCTCGGCCCGGACCTGCTGACCTTCAACGGTGGCGGCAACGATCTGCTGCGGCCGTCGTACGACCCGCAGCGGCTCACCGCGTTGACGGAGCGGGTCATCACCCGCGCGCAGGCGGCCGGCGTGCGGCTCGTGGTGCTCAGCGGGGCCGACCCCAGCCGGCACCTGCCGTTCGGGAGCCGGGTCAACGCCGCCGGCGTCGAGCTCACCCGCATCGTGCGCGAGCTGACCGACCGGCACGGCGTGGAGATGGTCGACAACTTCGGGGATGCCGAGCTCGCCCGAGGCCCGTACTGGTCGGCGGACCGGCTGCACCTGAACGCCGACGGGCACCGGCGCGTCGCCGCACGGCTGCTCGCCCATCTCGGGTACGAGCCGCCGGCGGACTGGCTACGTCCGCACCCGCAGGTCGAGACCCGCCGCGGGGCCCGCGAGCAGGCGGCGTACTACCGGCAGCACGTCGCGCCGTGGGTGTGGCGCCACCTGCGGGGCCGATCGTCGGGGGACGGCGTCCAGCCGAAGCACGCGACCTGGACGCCGGTGGACGCCGGCTAA
- a CDS encoding amidase: MVPQVSAFADDALGTSDAVGLAARLAAGEVAPTEVIEAAIARAEVVGPRLNGLAHAAFDTARLNAALPRAGFFAGVPTLVKDNADLKGQPTNQGSAAYTAGPARRHGAFVRRFLQTGVVPLGKSRLPEFGFNASTEYADADPVPNPWHTAYSAGASSGGSAAYVAAGVVPIAHANDGGGSIRIPAAACGLVGLKPTRGRTPSETAMQALPVRIIYDGILSRTVRDTAAFYRELEKVYRPRRLAPIGDVTGPERRRLRIGYTVDSVVERTDAETAAVLMSTVELLESLGHRVEEVPLAVGPQFIDDFSLYWAMLSFLIVSTGTRSLDRSFDRAKVDNLTRGLYDDFARQRGRLPGAIRRLRRMSTLWVDSYASYDALLSPTLSHTTPRLGYIAPSEPFDVHFERLRRYVGFTPLQNVTGDPAISLPLGRTTSGLPVGMQIAAAPGDERTLLSLAFEIEQARPWPLLSGEAERAAR, encoded by the coding sequence ATGGTTCCTCAGGTGTCGGCCTTCGCCGACGACGCGCTCGGCACCTCCGACGCCGTCGGTCTCGCAGCCCGGCTGGCCGCCGGCGAGGTGGCGCCCACGGAGGTGATCGAGGCCGCGATCGCCCGCGCCGAGGTCGTCGGCCCGCGCCTCAACGGGCTCGCGCACGCGGCCTTCGACACCGCCCGGCTGAACGCGGCACTGCCGCGGGCCGGCTTCTTCGCCGGCGTCCCGACGCTGGTGAAGGACAACGCCGACCTGAAAGGCCAACCGACCAACCAGGGCAGCGCGGCGTACACCGCGGGACCGGCCCGGCGGCACGGCGCCTTCGTGCGGCGCTTCCTGCAGACCGGCGTCGTCCCGCTCGGCAAGAGCCGGCTGCCGGAGTTCGGCTTCAACGCCTCCACGGAGTACGCCGACGCCGACCCGGTGCCCAACCCGTGGCACACGGCGTACTCGGCGGGCGCGTCGTCCGGCGGTTCCGCGGCGTACGTCGCCGCCGGGGTGGTGCCGATCGCGCACGCCAACGACGGCGGCGGATCGATCCGGATCCCCGCCGCGGCCTGCGGCCTGGTCGGGCTCAAGCCGACCCGCGGCCGCACGCCGAGCGAGACGGCGATGCAGGCGCTGCCGGTACGGATCATCTACGACGGCATCCTCAGCCGCACCGTGCGCGACACGGCCGCGTTCTATCGCGAGCTCGAGAAGGTCTACCGGCCGCGCCGCCTCGCACCGATCGGGGACGTCACGGGCCCCGAGCGGCGGCGGCTCAGGATCGGCTACACCGTCGACTCGGTCGTCGAGCGGACCGACGCCGAGACGGCGGCGGTGCTGATGAGCACCGTCGAGCTGCTCGAATCGCTGGGGCACCGCGTCGAGGAGGTGCCGCTCGCGGTCGGCCCGCAGTTCATCGACGACTTCTCGCTGTACTGGGCGATGCTGTCGTTCCTCATCGTGTCGACCGGCACGCGGTCCCTGGACCGCTCCTTCGACCGGGCGAAGGTCGACAACCTGACGCGCGGGCTGTACGACGACTTCGCCCGGCAACGCGGCCGGCTGCCCGGGGCGATCCGTCGGCTGCGGCGGATGTCGACGTTGTGGGTCGACTCGTACGCGTCGTACGACGCGCTGCTCAGCCCGACGCTGTCGCACACCACGCCCCGCCTCGGGTACATCGCCCCGAGCGAGCCGTTCGACGTCCACTTCGAGCGGCTGCGGCGGTACGTCGGGTTCACGCCGCTGCAGAACGTCACCGGTGACCCGGCGATCTCGCTGCCGCTCGGGCGGACGACGTCCGGCCTGCCGGTCGGGATGCAGATCGCGGCCGCGCCCGGTGACGAGCGCACCCTCCTGTCGCTCGCCTTCGAGATCGAGCAGGCGCGCCCGTGGCCGCTGCTGTCCGGCGAGGCGGAGCGGGCGGCGCGCTAG
- a CDS encoding alpha/beta fold hydrolase has translation MELTPAAADHLIDGIQASDVDTGRLRMRVLTRAGQRGGRPLLLVHGNVSSSLFFQRLMLALPDDVLPIAPDLRGYGETEAAPIDATRGLRDHSDDLAALLEALGLADVDAFGWSMGGGVVTRLAIDHPGLLRTLTLQAPVSPYGYGCTKGVDGELVFADAAGTGGGGANPRLVELLAAKDPDGRVTGGLPEMTSPRATLRGLYVYPRMTPWPDEDIWVASMLTTRTGPDHYPGDATTSPNWPGFAPGTRGILNSMAPTYCRWDDIVDVAPKPPVLWIRGANDLIVGDAAGLDLAVLGQAGLIPGYPGADVVPPQPMLAQTRAVLAKYAAAGGRYRELVLPDTGHSPHLEQPDAVRSALLEHIA, from the coding sequence ATGGAGCTCACACCTGCGGCGGCCGACCACCTCATCGACGGGATCCAGGCCTCGGACGTCGACACCGGCCGGCTACGGATGCGGGTGCTCACCCGCGCCGGCCAGCGCGGCGGACGGCCGCTGCTGCTCGTGCACGGCAACGTCTCCTCGTCGCTGTTCTTCCAACGGCTCATGCTGGCCCTGCCGGACGACGTCCTGCCGATCGCCCCAGACCTGCGGGGGTACGGCGAGACCGAGGCCGCGCCGATCGACGCGACGCGCGGGCTGCGCGACCACTCCGACGACCTCGCCGCCCTGCTCGAGGCCCTCGGGCTGGCCGACGTGGATGCCTTCGGCTGGTCGATGGGCGGCGGGGTCGTCACCCGGCTGGCCATCGACCATCCGGGGCTGCTGCGCACCCTCACCCTGCAGGCGCCCGTCTCGCCATACGGCTACGGCTGCACGAAGGGCGTGGACGGCGAGCTGGTGTTCGCCGACGCTGCCGGGACCGGCGGGGGTGGCGCGAACCCGAGGCTCGTCGAGCTGCTGGCCGCGAAGGACCCGGACGGCCGGGTGACCGGCGGCCTGCCGGAGATGACGTCGCCGCGCGCGACGCTGCGCGGGCTGTACGTGTATCCGCGTATGACGCCGTGGCCGGACGAGGACATCTGGGTCGCGTCGATGCTCACCACCCGCACCGGTCCGGACCACTATCCGGGCGACGCGACGACGTCCCCCAACTGGCCCGGCTTCGCCCCGGGCACCCGCGGGATCCTCAACTCGATGGCGCCGACGTACTGCCGGTGGGACGACATCGTCGACGTCGCGCCGAAGCCGCCGGTGCTGTGGATCCGCGGCGCCAACGACCTGATCGTCGGCGACGCCGCAGGTCTGGACCTGGCTGTCCTCGGCCAGGCCGGGCTGATCCCCGGGTACCCGGGGGCGGACGTCGTCCCGCCGCAGCCGATGCTCGCCCAGACCCGCGCCGTGCTGGCGAAGTACGCCGCGGCCGGCGGCCGCTACCGCGAGCTGGTCCTTCCCGATACCGGCCACTCGCCGCATCTCGAGCAGCCGGACGCCGTGCGCTCCGCGCTCCTGGAGCACATCGCCTAG
- the paaE gene encoding 1,2-phenylacetyl-CoA epoxidase subunit PaaE yields MTAPTQTPGHTTFRQLSVAAVDRPTDDSVAVTFAVPEELADEFAFVPGQHLTLRRSEDGVEVRRSYSIFASPASKRLRVAIKAVEDGAFSTYAISRLQVGDVLDVLPPAGTFTTRLDPTRARNYVMLAAGSGITPILSLVTSILQTEPRSQVTLVYGNQKTSTVMFLEELADLKDLYPDRFQLINVLSREAQAVDLLNGRIDAEKLGLLTERLIPLDDVDEWFVCGPFEMVIGARDFLTAQGVEAKKVHFELFHVEDKPRERKQRATGSTVAPEDLSHITMILSGREASFDLEKDTVSILDAALEVRGDVPFACTGGVCGTCRCKVTEGEVEMEVNWALEPEEVERGIRLACQSRPITERVTVDFDI; encoded by the coding sequence ATGACCGCACCCACCCAGACACCCGGCCACACGACGTTCCGGCAGCTCTCGGTCGCCGCCGTCGACCGGCCGACCGACGACAGCGTCGCAGTGACCTTCGCGGTGCCCGAGGAGCTGGCCGACGAGTTCGCGTTCGTGCCTGGGCAGCACCTCACGCTGCGCCGATCGGAGGACGGCGTCGAGGTGCGGCGCTCGTACTCGATCTTTGCCTCGCCGGCCTCGAAACGACTGCGGGTCGCGATCAAGGCCGTGGAGGACGGCGCGTTCTCCACGTACGCGATCAGTCGCCTGCAGGTCGGAGACGTGCTCGACGTCCTGCCGCCGGCCGGCACCTTCACCACCCGGCTGGACCCCACGCGGGCCCGCAACTACGTCATGCTGGCGGCGGGCTCGGGGATCACGCCGATCCTGTCGCTGGTCACCTCGATCCTGCAGACCGAGCCGCGCTCGCAGGTGACCCTCGTCTACGGCAACCAGAAGACGTCGACGGTGATGTTCCTGGAGGAGCTCGCCGATCTGAAGGACCTCTACCCCGACCGCTTCCAGCTCATCAACGTCCTGAGCCGCGAGGCGCAGGCCGTCGACCTGCTCAACGGCCGGATCGACGCCGAGAAGCTCGGCCTGCTCACCGAGCGGCTGATCCCGCTGGACGACGTCGACGAGTGGTTCGTCTGCGGGCCCTTCGAGATGGTGATCGGCGCCCGCGACTTCCTCACCGCCCAAGGGGTCGAGGCCAAGAAGGTGCACTTCGAGCTGTTCCACGTCGAGGACAAGCCGCGGGAGCGCAAGCAGCGGGCCACCGGCAGCACCGTGGCGCCGGAGGACCTCAGCCACATCACCATGATCCTGAGCGGACGGGAGGCGTCGTTCGACCTCGAGAAGGACACCGTCTCGATCCTGGATGCCGCCTTGGAGGTGCGCGGGGACGTGCCGTTCGCCTGCACCGGCGGCGTGTGCGGCACTTGCCGCTGCAAGGTCACCGAGGGCGAGGTCGAGATGGAGGTCAACTGGGCGCTGGAGCCGGAGGAGGTCGAGCGCGGCATCCGGCTCGCCTGCCAGTCGCGGCCGATCACCGAGCGGGTGACCGTCGACTTCGACATCTGA
- the paaD gene encoding 1,2-phenylacetyl-CoA epoxidase subunit PaaD — MAAKQRERTAPERPTAGARPDAEGVEARNPFGYGDRPATADFDRSRPKHPRDLPAGATPWQIAADVNDPEIPLLSIADLGILRDVSVDGVAVTVTITPTYSGCPAMKAIEEDLRRVFTAAGYGSVTVDVVLDPPWTTDWITPRGLNALQRSGITPPTGTRPAASGPVSVGLSVRCPYCDSFDTEVISRFGSTSCKALYRCNSCREPFDWFKPL, encoded by the coding sequence GTGGCAGCGAAGCAGCGCGAGCGGACCGCCCCCGAGCGACCGACGGCGGGCGCACGGCCCGACGCGGAGGGCGTCGAGGCTCGCAATCCCTTCGGGTACGGCGATCGGCCCGCAACGGCCGACTTCGACCGGAGCCGGCCGAAGCACCCGCGCGACCTGCCGGCCGGCGCGACGCCGTGGCAGATCGCCGCCGACGTCAACGATCCGGAGATCCCGCTGCTGTCGATCGCCGACCTCGGCATCCTGCGCGACGTGTCGGTAGACGGCGTCGCGGTGACCGTGACGATCACCCCGACATACTCCGGATGCCCTGCCATGAAAGCGATCGAGGAGGATCTGCGTCGCGTCTTCACGGCCGCGGGATACGGAAGCGTGACCGTCGACGTGGTCCTCGATCCGCCGTGGACGACGGACTGGATCACCCCGCGAGGACTCAATGCCCTGCAGCGATCGGGCATCACGCCGCCGACCGGCACCCGTCCCGCGGCGTCGGGACCCGTGAGCGTCGGCCTGTCCGTGCGCTGCCCCTACTGCGACTCGTTCGACACCGAGGTCATCTCGCGCTTCGGATCGACGTCCTGCAAGGCGCTCTACCGCTGCAACTCCTGCCGTGAGCCGTTCGACTGGTTCAAACCGCTATGA
- the paaC gene encoding 1,2-phenylacetyl-CoA epoxidase subunit PaaC gives MSDLPEQQVVVGDKPAEIAARVAGRQSYQPLYPAKIDGLLRMGDDALILMQRLLEWSFKAPVLEEDIALSNTGLDLLGQARMIYAYAGSLMEPAKTEDDLAYWRSGSEFRCAHIVQIENGDFAETVARNLAFALYQQLLYGALQTSTDPQIAAIAKKSSKEVAYHVDHFSQWALRLGDGTDESHRRMQAGFDRIWPYVAELFDADAGVTPATGPTDALFDELVADGTFVDTKALYAPWLEQMTATIETATCTVPETKWHARGGRRGQHTASLDRMLAEMQSIPRAHPEARW, from the coding sequence GTGAGTGACCTTCCCGAGCAGCAGGTGGTCGTCGGCGACAAGCCCGCGGAGATCGCCGCGCGCGTGGCCGGGCGGCAGAGCTACCAGCCGCTGTACCCCGCCAAGATCGACGGCCTGCTGCGGATGGGCGACGACGCGCTCATCCTCATGCAGCGGCTCCTCGAGTGGAGCTTCAAGGCGCCGGTCCTCGAGGAGGACATCGCCCTCTCCAACACCGGCCTCGACCTGCTGGGCCAGGCGCGGATGATCTACGCGTACGCCGGCTCGCTGATGGAGCCGGCGAAGACCGAGGACGACCTGGCCTACTGGCGCAGCGGCTCGGAGTTCCGGTGCGCGCACATCGTGCAGATCGAGAACGGCGACTTCGCCGAGACGGTCGCCCGCAACCTCGCGTTCGCGCTCTACCAGCAGCTGCTGTACGGCGCGCTGCAGACGTCGACCGACCCGCAGATCGCCGCCATCGCGAAGAAGTCGAGCAAGGAGGTCGCGTACCACGTCGACCACTTCTCGCAGTGGGCCCTGCGGCTCGGTGACGGCACCGACGAGTCGCATCGCCGCATGCAGGCCGGCTTCGACCGGATCTGGCCGTACGTCGCCGAGCTGTTCGACGCGGACGCCGGCGTCACGCCCGCGACCGGCCCGACGGACGCGCTCTTCGACGAGCTGGTCGCCGACGGCACCTTCGTCGACACCAAGGCGCTGTACGCGCCCTGGCTGGAGCAGATGACGGCGACCATCGAGACGGCGACCTGCACCGTCCCGGAGACCAAGTGGCACGCCCGCGGCGGACGCCGGGGGCAGCACACCGCGAGCCTCGACCGGATGCTCGCCGAGATGCAGTCGATCCCCCGGGCGCACCCCGAGGCGCGGTGGTAG
- the paaB gene encoding 1,2-phenylacetyl-CoA epoxidase subunit PaaB: MTEQPNPEGGYDSPQRWPLWEVFVRSRRGLSHNHVGSLHAADATLALQSARDLYTRRQEGVSIWVVPSAQITASSPEEKDEFFEPAADKIFRYPTFFKLPAEVDHM, translated from the coding sequence ATGACCGAGCAGCCCAATCCCGAGGGCGGGTACGACTCGCCGCAGCGCTGGCCGCTGTGGGAGGTCTTCGTGCGCAGCCGTCGCGGCCTGTCGCACAACCACGTCGGATCGCTGCACGCGGCCGACGCGACGCTCGCGCTGCAGTCGGCGCGCGACCTCTACACCCGCCGCCAGGAGGGCGTGAGCATCTGGGTCGTGCCCTCGGCGCAGATCACGGCCAGCTCGCCGGAGGAGAAGGACGAGTTCTTCGAGCCGGCGGCCGACAAGATCTTCCGCTACCCGACGTTCTTCAAGCTCCCCGCTGAAGTCGACCACATGTAA